From one Halorhabdus rudnickae genomic stretch:
- a CDS encoding argonaute/piwi family protein produces MSDFDLRRIRETELLFADGETAKDPRGGLLKYGPRPRANTEEEVVNVGIVGDSRSISMMEELLRKMRTGIPNNSNRKRWRQPFPGLGVDSRLQFDYQTHEKWKGRIRQKDMDTIAEIPDREERVQPAIRHLKHQIAGLGSQTPPPDITFVAIPERFVELCADPNTDTDRIQTKNSDFRSQIKLAGMEVGTPTQLMSPKALRGGSDVQHRSEFAWNIAVGMLYKAREGRPWKTASFDSQQCYAGISFYRERGTDPDVRASIAQVFIEGGENFVIRGDPVQDIASDEAQTHLSYADAKRLVESILEKYGDYRDSQPNRLVLHKSSNFWPEESEGFNDGAADVNVKEFVTIRNHHPLRLFPEGDNPPLRGTLALPPDRSEGYLYTTGYVPEQSVYNGPGVPTPIVVRPHEEYFSGDYRRICREILTFTKLDWNSSDFCKRLPVTIGIANSVSEILAEPNADDINLETHYYYYM; encoded by the coding sequence ATGAGCGACTTTGACCTCCGCCGGATAAGGGAAACCGAATTGCTGTTCGCCGATGGTGAAACGGCGAAGGATCCCCGCGGAGGGCTTCTGAAGTACGGCCCCCGCCCTCGGGCGAATACAGAGGAGGAGGTCGTGAACGTCGGGATTGTCGGGGACAGTCGGTCGATCTCGATGATGGAGGAACTGCTCCGGAAGATGCGAACCGGCATTCCGAACAATTCTAATCGGAAGCGATGGCGACAACCATTCCCGGGACTCGGAGTCGACTCGCGCCTCCAGTTCGACTACCAGACGCACGAAAAGTGGAAGGGGCGGATCCGTCAGAAGGATATGGACACGATTGCCGAGATACCCGACCGAGAAGAACGCGTCCAACCCGCCATAAGACACCTGAAACACCAAATCGCCGGGCTTGGGTCACAAACGCCCCCTCCCGACATCACGTTCGTTGCCATACCCGAGCGTTTCGTGGAACTCTGTGCCGACCCGAATACGGATACCGACCGGATTCAAACCAAGAACAGCGATTTCCGGAGTCAGATCAAGCTCGCGGGGATGGAAGTTGGTACACCCACGCAGTTGATGTCGCCGAAGGCGCTGCGCGGGGGTTCTGACGTACAGCACCGCTCTGAGTTCGCGTGGAACATCGCCGTCGGGATGCTCTACAAAGCCCGCGAGGGCAGGCCTTGGAAGACGGCGAGTTTCGACAGCCAGCAGTGTTACGCCGGCATCTCGTTCTACAGAGAGCGGGGCACCGACCCAGACGTCAGGGCATCGATCGCACAGGTCTTCATAGAGGGCGGAGAGAACTTCGTCATTCGCGGCGACCCCGTGCAAGACATCGCTAGCGACGAAGCGCAGACTCACCTCTCGTACGCAGACGCCAAGCGGTTGGTTGAAAGCATCCTTGAGAAGTACGGCGACTATCGCGACTCACAACCGAATCGGCTCGTCCTTCACAAGTCGTCCAACTTCTGGCCGGAGGAGAGTGAGGGGTTCAATGACGGTGCCGCCGATGTGAACGTGAAGGAATTCGTCACCATCAGAAACCATCACCCACTCCGTCTCTTTCCGGAAGGTGACAATCCGCCGTTGCGGGGGACGCTCGCCCTCCCTCCTGACCGGAGCGAGGGGTACCTCTACACCACCGGATACGTACCAGAGCAGTCCGTGTACAACGGGCCGGGCGTGCCCACCCCCATCGTCGTCAGACCTCACGAGGAGTACTTCAGCGGCGATTACCGGCGAATCTGCCGTGAGATACTTACGTTCACCAAACTGGACTGGAACAGTTCGGATTTCTGCAAGCGACTCCCCGTCACTATCGGAATCGCGAATTCCGTGAGCGAGATTCTCGCCGAACCGAACGCGGACGACATCAACCTAGAGACCCACTATTACTATTATATGTGA
- a CDS encoding ParA family protein, whose product MTDTNTARITVANQKGGAGKTTDVIHTGGALSARDHDVLLVDIDYHGGLTCSLGYNDLYYDTDRTTLFDVLDFDQMESVNDIIVEHEEFDILPASEKLANNKNIQTLLEAPKSRERLGMTLDELDRDYDYIIIDTPPSLNVLTDNALVATGNVVIPVIPEKLNANSLQIFAKQLSSLEPAYGGINRLAIVCNRVEQNAEHNDTIKEIKSAYSLPLFEIPKRTDLSQSIGEGVSVFGFGKENKRVEDARELFNEIADLFDETFEKTAPEEVEA is encoded by the coding sequence ATGACCGACACCAACACCGCACGAATCACGGTGGCGAATCAGAAGGGAGGCGCGGGGAAAACAACCGATGTCATTCATACTGGCGGCGCACTCTCTGCCCGAGACCACGATGTCCTCCTGGTCGATATCGACTATCACGGTGGGCTCACCTGCTCGCTTGGCTACAACGATCTGTACTACGATACCGACCGCACAACGCTGTTCGACGTCCTCGACTTCGACCAGATGGAATCGGTTAACGATATCATCGTCGAGCACGAGGAATTTGACATCCTCCCTGCGAGCGAAAAGCTCGCGAACAACAAGAACATCCAGACGTTGCTTGAGGCGCCGAAGAGTCGAGAACGACTGGGGATGACTCTCGACGAACTCGATAGGGACTACGACTACATTATCATCGACACACCGCCATCCCTGAACGTCCTAACCGACAACGCCCTGGTCGCGACCGGCAACGTTGTCATCCCCGTCATTCCCGAGAAGCTCAACGCCAACAGCCTCCAGATTTTCGCGAAGCAGCTAAGCTCTCTGGAGCCGGCATATGGTGGCATCAACCGTCTCGCGATTGTCTGCAACCGTGTGGAGCAGAATGCAGAGCACAATGACACCATCAAGGAGATCAAATCGGCATACTCGCTCCCCCTCTTCGAGATCCCGAAGCGAACTGATCTCTCTCAGTCGATTGGCGAAGGTGTGTCCGTCTTTGGCTTCGGGAAGGAGAACAAGCGCGTCGAGGACGCTCGTGAGCTCTTCAACGAGATCGCCGACCTGTTCGACGAGACGTTCGAAAAGACCGCACCTGAGGAGGTGGAAGCATGA
- a CDS encoding RNA polymerase subunit sigma-70 encodes MYEVLDDTAAQTILAIDSGDSIRRVAQHLHTPYETVRQAVNRLEDVGYVRYDDGLSVADDRVRDAARELVAASAGVSPPTIEEAYVIPQFGDWPFAFTRIDAVYVWTQGGYQVGRNPDDYPLFLAVREQDVDAWETFFESFNLPIAFEREPRDELDGPLQIVLEPRASLEIEHVEGYPVVPRAETIEYMRENYAQFQSALAMINRMYEDLDLGVTYRETKRAQP; translated from the coding sequence ATGTATGAGGTACTCGACGATACGGCAGCACAGACTATCCTCGCCATCGATAGTGGTGACTCCATCCGCCGTGTCGCCCAACACCTCCACACGCCGTACGAGACGGTACGACAGGCCGTCAATCGGCTGGAAGACGTAGGCTACGTCCGCTATGATGACGGCCTCTCAGTCGCCGATGACCGCGTGAGAGACGCAGCACGAGAGCTCGTCGCTGCCAGCGCCGGCGTCAGTCCACCCACCATCGAAGAAGCCTACGTCATTCCACAATTCGGCGACTGGCCGTTCGCATTCACGCGGATCGACGCCGTCTACGTGTGGACCCAAGGGGGCTACCAAGTTGGACGGAATCCGGATGACTATCCATTGTTCCTCGCTGTTCGTGAGCAGGACGTCGACGCCTGGGAGACATTTTTCGAATCGTTCAACCTCCCCATCGCATTCGAGCGAGAGCCCCGAGACGAGTTGGACGGACCGCTGCAGATCGTTCTCGAACCACGCGCGTCACTCGAAATCGAGCACGTCGAGGGGTACCCGGTGGTCCCGAGAGCAGAGACGATCGAGTATATGCGCGAGAACTACGCCCAGTTCCAATCGGCGCTGGCGATGATCAACCGGATGTACGAGGACCTCGACCTCGGCGTCACATATCGAGAGACTAAACGGGCACAGCCATGA
- a CDS encoding UvrD-helicase domain-containing protein, whose product MTEDPEEIQLTEEQEDALVQGRNVAITAGAGTGKTTTLTERYVTILAENPSLTPENIVTITFTRKAAAELTERVREEVYDRLEAVDSPEAYNRWRNVLDDLEDGYVHTIHAFCTRLLRERAVEAPVPLGFDVLDEDGAATLQREVVTEFLERNQDDDDVALLAQLWGRDQLVDVLAGLLDERPQSESVLEAWRDADVDDYVDICWEVVCDLDVADARQTLYAEGLLEQLRTVADRVDREGAIDDGDGLRAYRTLTEVATTLPDNSQESDPRDCQRAILELYEACEKKNGGLYSSSGYVVGDRDDWGEYGDVYDDLKDAIDAVIAAVEPHADAVETTPGELEANSAHYALALMRVFDDVLAAYTAEKDRRDTLDFPDVIETTLEFLGANDAVTERLREQFAAVMVDEFQDTDPRQWELVKLLTGVDEGTASNVFLVGDEKQSIYGFRGADVTTFGDARRELQTVNEARAVDDVPDSEAESPTALELSGNFRTLDEPLSFLNELFEYLFQPEGDTHEPYEAPPQELTTQRDRVEDIEGLTGSVEYLAVPDDADTAAELFGDDHPVAEGALDHTIEAEAQALAARLTHLFDDPPQVQDPDTGVHRSATPDDTAILLRRRTHLDRYQRALEECDIPYTVVGGIGFYDTPEVQALTNLLRVLGDPQDDVSLYGVLRSPLFGFADDRLAPAVAEADSVWDALAETDDPQLADAFDLLTTWRILSGCATPSENGVLPWNRLLSRVIDDTGYLASVSADERGRQAVANVEKFRDQVRTWSESGVHTAAGLLHRIDRQAEIDPREGEADIPGDAEGVRIMTIHSAKGLEFPIVTIPDLGSSLNFGRSVDDHGYVRLVDGTDDAPPVPAVGGPNPGDAFSIEKTAVHEYADRQSRPQERAESKRLLYVACTRTRDHLLLCGTHDIDVDESGAIELGESAAFDDADRWRDWLQPAILDRALVVEAIRDGQARGEMDGASYTVRMPPRPVDWHTDDEAVDPAPEISIPSPPSLAPAKRIAATTLVNAAADASTDGHSYSQREESAGLSPTTFGTVVHRINELRPPRDEWTTLIRRLSQMTGEEPTEADLRDAVNHAADAVKFVDHVEADAQLQAVYDEYSVVARIEESRIVGDIDRLLVTPDAFHIIDYKTNDLSATTSDELAAHYRPQMLAYALALLQHDRNRDVRASLRFTDEGIEERFHWEPDQMAEIESELRLMMDFVK is encoded by the coding sequence ATGACTGAGGACCCCGAGGAGATTCAGCTCACGGAGGAACAGGAGGACGCGCTCGTCCAAGGCCGGAACGTCGCGATCACTGCCGGCGCCGGGACGGGGAAGACGACAACACTCACCGAGCGCTACGTGACGATCCTGGCCGAAAACCCATCGCTCACGCCGGAGAACATCGTCACGATCACCTTCACGCGAAAGGCGGCTGCCGAACTGACCGAGCGCGTTCGGGAAGAGGTGTACGACCGGCTCGAGGCTGTCGACTCACCAGAGGCCTACAACCGCTGGCGAAACGTCCTTGACGACCTGGAGGACGGCTACGTCCACACAATTCACGCGTTCTGTACGCGACTCTTGCGAGAACGGGCCGTCGAGGCTCCGGTCCCGCTCGGCTTCGACGTGCTCGATGAAGACGGCGCCGCGACACTCCAGCGCGAAGTCGTGACGGAGTTCCTCGAACGCAATCAGGACGATGACGATGTTGCGCTCCTTGCCCAGCTCTGGGGTCGCGACCAGTTGGTCGATGTACTCGCTGGATTACTCGATGAGCGCCCCCAGAGCGAGTCCGTTCTCGAGGCGTGGCGTGACGCCGACGTCGACGACTACGTCGATATCTGCTGGGAGGTCGTCTGCGATCTCGACGTTGCCGACGCTCGACAGACGCTGTATGCGGAGGGACTCCTTGAACAGCTACGCACGGTCGCGGACCGCGTCGACCGCGAGGGCGCTATCGACGACGGGGACGGCCTTCGGGCCTACCGGACCCTCACCGAGGTCGCGACGACACTCCCTGACAATTCCCAGGAAAGCGATCCCCGCGACTGTCAGCGGGCAATCCTCGAGCTATACGAGGCCTGTGAGAAGAAGAACGGCGGCCTGTACAGCAGTTCGGGGTACGTCGTCGGTGACCGGGACGATTGGGGTGAGTACGGTGACGTCTACGACGATCTCAAGGACGCCATCGACGCGGTCATCGCGGCCGTCGAACCACACGCGGATGCAGTCGAGACGACGCCGGGGGAACTGGAAGCGAATAGCGCTCACTACGCGCTCGCCCTGATGCGAGTCTTCGACGATGTCCTCGCAGCCTACACTGCCGAGAAGGACCGCCGCGATACGCTGGACTTTCCTGACGTGATCGAGACGACGCTCGAGTTCTTGGGAGCTAATGATGCCGTCACAGAGCGGCTACGAGAGCAGTTCGCGGCCGTGATGGTCGACGAGTTCCAGGACACGGACCCGCGCCAGTGGGAGTTAGTCAAACTCCTCACGGGCGTCGACGAGGGGACGGCGTCGAACGTCTTCCTGGTCGGCGATGAGAAACAGAGTATCTACGGGTTCCGTGGCGCCGATGTGACGACGTTTGGGGATGCACGCAGAGAACTCCAGACCGTCAACGAAGCCCGTGCTGTCGACGACGTCCCCGACAGCGAGGCCGAGAGTCCGACCGCACTCGAACTCTCCGGGAACTTCCGGACACTGGACGAGCCGCTATCGTTCCTGAACGAGCTCTTCGAGTACCTGTTCCAGCCGGAAGGGGATACGCACGAACCGTACGAAGCACCACCGCAGGAGTTGACCACGCAGCGCGACCGTGTCGAAGACATCGAGGGACTGACCGGGAGCGTCGAGTATCTCGCTGTCCCCGACGACGCTGACACGGCGGCAGAGCTCTTTGGCGACGACCACCCGGTCGCCGAAGGCGCACTCGACCACACCATCGAGGCCGAGGCACAAGCGCTCGCTGCTCGACTGACCCACCTGTTCGACGATCCGCCGCAAGTCCAAGACCCCGACACGGGCGTTCATCGGTCCGCTACGCCGGACGACACGGCAATCCTCCTTCGCCGGCGAACACATCTGGACCGGTATCAGCGCGCGCTTGAGGAGTGCGACATCCCCTATACTGTCGTCGGTGGCATCGGGTTCTACGATACGCCTGAGGTCCAGGCGCTCACGAACCTGCTTCGAGTACTCGGTGATCCACAGGACGATGTCTCCCTCTATGGGGTGCTTCGGTCGCCGCTGTTCGGATTCGCGGATGATCGCCTCGCGCCGGCGGTCGCAGAGGCCGATTCAGTATGGGACGCGCTCGCCGAGACAGACGATCCACAGCTCGCGGACGCTTTTGACCTCCTCACTACGTGGCGGATCCTCAGCGGCTGTGCGACGCCGTCCGAAAATGGTGTGCTCCCGTGGAACCGCCTGTTGTCTCGGGTGATCGACGACACCGGGTATCTGGCGAGTGTGAGTGCTGACGAACGCGGTCGACAGGCCGTCGCGAACGTTGAGAAGTTTCGCGACCAGGTCCGCACGTGGAGCGAGAGTGGGGTCCACACAGCTGCTGGACTGCTCCATCGGATCGACCGCCAAGCCGAGATCGACCCTCGTGAGGGGGAGGCAGATATTCCGGGTGACGCTGAAGGGGTCCGAATTATGACGATTCATTCTGCGAAGGGACTCGAGTTCCCGATCGTTACCATCCCTGATCTCGGGAGTAGTCTCAACTTCGGTCGCTCCGTGGATGACCACGGGTACGTTCGACTCGTGGACGGAACTGATGACGCACCGCCGGTGCCGGCGGTCGGTGGACCGAATCCGGGCGATGCGTTCTCGATCGAGAAGACGGCTGTCCACGAGTACGCCGACCGACAGTCCCGTCCACAGGAGAGGGCGGAGTCGAAACGGCTCCTCTACGTTGCGTGTACACGAACACGGGATCACCTCCTTCTTTGCGGCACACACGACATCGATGTCGATGAATCCGGTGCAATCGAACTCGGCGAGTCTGCTGCCTTTGACGATGCGGACCGGTGGCGCGACTGGTTACAGCCAGCCATCCTCGATAGAGCACTCGTCGTCGAGGCGATTCGAGATGGACAGGCCCGTGGCGAGATGGATGGGGCCAGTTATACCGTTCGCATGCCGCCACGTCCAGTAGATTGGCATACCGACGACGAGGCTGTTGATCCAGCACCGGAAATATCGATTCCGTCACCGCCGTCGCTAGCGCCGGCGAAACGGATCGCGGCCACGACGCTCGTGAATGCGGCGGCAGACGCGTCTACAGACGGTCACAGCTACTCTCAACGTGAGGAGTCGGCGGGCCTGAGCCCTACGACGTTCGGGACGGTCGTCCACCGGATCAACGAACTCCGACCGCCGAGAGATGAGTGGACCACTCTGATCCGCCGTTTGAGTCAGATGACCGGTGAGGAGCCGACAGAAGCAGACCTCCGTGATGCTGTCAACCACGCTGCTGATGCAGTCAAATTCGTGGATCACGTAGAGGCCGATGCCCAGCTCCAAGCGGTCTACGACGAGTACTCAGTTGTAGCTCGAATTGAGGAGTCGCGGATTGTCGGTGATATCGACCGGCTGCTCGTTACACCGGATGCCTTCCACATTATTGACTACAAGACCAACGACCTCTCAGCTACGACATCGGATGAGCTCGCGGCACACTATCGACCGCAGATGCTCGCATACGCTCTCGCACTACTTCAACATGACCGGAATCGTGACGTACGAGCTTCACTCCGGTTTACTGACGAGGGGATAGAGGAACGGTTCCATTGGGAGCCGGATCAGATGGCGGAAATAGAATCTGAACTTCGACTGATGATGGACTTTGTCAAGTAG
- a CDS encoding PD-(D/E)XK nuclease family protein, translating to MHKTLLTGPQHSRLEQAAFERADQVADDILGSVLYITRNDARRSEVEDNWAASHDPLRLRAETLDAVVREWYEDLLGPVQPLSGQLNRRLAEYALDRTTADTDGALVGEPASAALADSFSSRFSLFDDAGVGTADALAAEFEGSPLDDRIATATVDAYRYYQDLNADYIDEWVCTRGEMFAAVATTEKPLSALSPELDVVVLSGYHEFRPVERRLIERIVDELPVIALLPLHQDGRGGVDTVAEDALEVYEALDFERVDIEPVNESGRAFGTITESLYRPDPATVSVPDGLRWRELPTPEREIRFVARELRTELANGRDPDDLAVVVPGTEAYSGYVEDTFDTFDIPHVTTAASQLNQTFTGSVVHDLLNLAEPDPRAEDLTSLLANPLVDIVDTDQANAVTAAARRRDTVSVSPLLDDVDGEVTSLVEELLATLETLRTGDVEDATEILRRLIDDRFDLEAATEDYASGAEQAVEQRAYDIVDEVLSSFESLAAVNSDLSPLALFTRAFDGVPIRVPQRAAGGHVEVMGLLDARMRSFEKVFLVGLTSEHFPVTPERPAFFEEMTDAHPRFDTGDERLRGRYLFATLLANVDELTITTPETGDDESAVVRSPVLDELQRVTGIDPEDGVDDRVGSREDLQRRVATTDDRRGAVSRAGDRGDLSPEQTKRTDRGLHCADNRGTASLSEHDGVLEPETVDEVYPSSEREPYSASRIERYVECGFKFYADKVLGIEDPDDVEVVPTPLETGSYVHDVLERFFADLQDETEDGVDLAAFDRDDLATHLREIAVEELRDTDFEYDGLFYERWKAELFAGLTDDETAPYDAGSKPHDAPEQGLFATFLNNELSRDGAGRPHLFEAPFGEGLPDSDAGPFTVVRPDGSTVSIRGYIDRVDVSRDGEQPTLTLYDYKTGRAPYMTKTTGGTKFQLPIYLLAAAEIVDGDLFEQGSLSATYYQVRPPNDLKVPRGVESKFDSEVDLRRFLNDVVPEWLGQIDEAIANGRFHTTLLSARGANCRYCDYRRACDVRHHRKREFVDEVHEDDGAYVPLRVRDDEDIEAVMSDD from the coding sequence ATGCACAAAACGCTTCTAACTGGTCCCCAACATTCACGTTTGGAACAAGCTGCTTTTGAACGGGCGGACCAGGTGGCTGATGACATTCTTGGTTCAGTTCTATATATTACCCGGAATGACGCTCGTAGGAGTGAAGTTGAGGACAATTGGGCCGCGTCGCACGATCCGCTCCGTCTTCGTGCCGAAACGCTCGATGCGGTCGTTCGAGAGTGGTACGAGGATCTCCTGGGCCCGGTCCAACCACTCTCCGGGCAGTTGAATCGCCGGCTGGCGGAGTACGCGCTCGATAGAACGACAGCCGATACAGATGGGGCTCTCGTCGGCGAACCCGCCTCGGCTGCTCTCGCCGATTCGTTCAGTAGCCGTTTCTCACTCTTCGATGACGCCGGTGTCGGGACTGCCGACGCACTGGCGGCGGAGTTCGAGGGCTCACCCCTCGATGACCGTATCGCGACAGCTACCGTCGACGCGTACCGCTACTACCAGGACCTCAATGCTGACTACATTGATGAGTGGGTCTGTACCCGGGGAGAGATGTTCGCTGCAGTCGCGACGACAGAGAAGCCACTCTCAGCCCTCTCTCCGGAACTGGACGTCGTGGTCCTATCGGGGTATCATGAATTCCGTCCTGTCGAACGCCGCCTCATCGAACGCATCGTCGACGAACTCCCGGTGATTGCGCTGCTGCCACTCCACCAGGATGGTCGGGGCGGAGTCGACACTGTTGCGGAGGACGCCTTGGAAGTCTACGAAGCACTTGACTTTGAGAGAGTGGATATTGAGCCCGTCAACGAGTCCGGGCGGGCCTTCGGTACGATCACCGAGTCACTCTACCGCCCGGATCCCGCCACCGTCTCTGTTCCAGACGGTCTCCGGTGGCGGGAACTCCCGACGCCCGAGCGCGAGATTCGCTTCGTCGCTCGCGAGCTACGGACTGAGTTGGCTAATGGTCGCGATCCCGACGACCTGGCTGTCGTTGTCCCAGGGACGGAGGCCTATTCGGGGTACGTCGAGGACACGTTCGATACGTTCGACATTCCCCACGTCACGACAGCCGCATCACAGCTGAACCAGACGTTTACCGGGAGCGTCGTTCACGATCTGCTGAATCTGGCCGAACCTGATCCGCGTGCTGAGGATCTCACATCCTTGTTGGCGAATCCGCTGGTCGACATCGTCGACACCGACCAGGCCAACGCCGTCACGGCAGCTGCTCGTCGGCGCGACACCGTTTCTGTGTCGCCCCTGCTCGACGACGTCGACGGCGAGGTCACGTCACTGGTGGAAGAGCTGCTGGCCACGCTGGAGACCCTCCGAACGGGCGACGTCGAGGACGCAACCGAGATTCTCCGACGGCTGATTGACGACCGCTTCGACTTGGAGGCGGCGACGGAGGACTACGCCAGCGGCGCCGAGCAAGCCGTCGAACAGCGAGCCTACGACATCGTGGACGAGGTTCTCTCCTCGTTCGAGTCGCTGGCGGCGGTCAATAGTGATCTCTCTCCGCTGGCACTGTTCACCCGTGCGTTCGACGGCGTGCCGATCCGGGTTCCGCAGCGTGCTGCTGGCGGCCACGTCGAAGTGATGGGGTTGCTCGACGCCCGGATGCGGTCGTTCGAGAAGGTGTTCCTCGTGGGCCTGACGAGCGAGCACTTCCCGGTGACGCCGGAACGCCCGGCCTTCTTCGAGGAGATGACCGACGCCCACCCACGGTTCGACACTGGCGACGAGCGCCTCCGTGGCCGCTATCTCTTCGCGACGCTCCTCGCGAACGTCGACGAGCTCACGATCACCACACCGGAGACAGGCGACGACGAATCAGCCGTCGTGCGGTCGCCGGTCCTCGACGAACTCCAGCGCGTGACTGGCATCGACCCCGAAGACGGCGTCGACGACCGCGTGGGCTCCCGCGAAGATCTCCAGCGGCGCGTCGCTACGACGGACGACCGGCGTGGGGCAGTCAGCCGCGCCGGCGACCGAGGTGACCTCTCCCCCGAGCAGACCAAGCGTACAGATCGTGGACTCCACTGTGCGGACAACAGGGGAACGGCTAGCCTCTCCGAACACGATGGCGTGTTAGAACCCGAGACAGTCGATGAGGTATACCCTTCGTCAGAACGGGAACCCTACAGCGCGAGTCGAATCGAGCGATATGTCGAGTGTGGGTTCAAGTTCTACGCCGACAAGGTACTCGGAATCGAGGACCCCGACGACGTCGAAGTTGTCCCCACGCCCCTCGAAACCGGGTCGTATGTCCACGATGTCCTCGAACGATTCTTCGCGGATCTGCAGGACGAGACTGAGGATGGTGTCGATCTCGCTGCGTTCGACCGGGACGACCTGGCGACGCACCTTCGCGAGATCGCTGTCGAGGAACTCCGGGATACTGACTTTGAGTACGACGGCCTGTTCTACGAACGGTGGAAAGCGGAGTTGTTCGCGGGCCTCACTGACGATGAGACCGCCCCGTACGATGCCGGGAGCAAACCCCACGACGCACCGGAACAAGGATTGTTCGCTACCTTCCTCAACAACGAACTCTCACGGGATGGCGCCGGCCGCCCACACCTGTTCGAAGCCCCGTTCGGCGAGGGACTTCCCGACTCGGATGCTGGGCCGTTCACGGTTGTGCGACCGGACGGCTCGACTGTCTCGATTCGTGGGTACATCGACCGCGTTGACGTGAGCCGTGACGGTGAGCAACCGACGCTCACGCTGTACGACTACAAGACTGGTCGAGCACCGTATATGACGAAGACGACCGGCGGCACGAAGTTCCAGCTCCCCATTTATTTACTCGCTGCCGCCGAGATTGTCGACGGTGACCTATTCGAGCAGGGCTCGCTCTCAGCGACGTACTACCAGGTGCGACCCCCCAACGACCTCAAGGTTCCACGCGGGGTCGAGTCGAAGTTTGATTCAGAGGTCGACCTTCGTCGCTTCCTGAATGACGTCGTTCCGGAGTGGCTGGGACAGATCGACGAGGCAATCGCCAACGGACGGTTCCATACGACGCTCTTGTCGGCCCGTGGTGCGAACTGCCGATACTGTGACTACCGACGGGCGTGCGATGTCCGCCACCACCGCAAGCGGGAGTTCGTCGACGAGGTTCACGAGGACGATGGTGCGTACGTCCCGCTCCGTGTTCGCGACGACGAGGACATCGAGGCGGTGATGAGCGATGACTGA